A stretch of the Thiocystis violascens DSM 198 genome encodes the following:
- a CDS encoding IS5 family transposase: MSKAGRPPKIHEAEQAVLRQIVTDRPTSTLSEIARELAARTGIEAHEATIRKSLREAGVTRLRGESGLEAQARATPRRYGYTDAHRRHDPDQSYPSCLTDAEWDLVAALFEMPGGRGQPPRVSRRSILEACCYVVRTGCAWRMLPHDFAPWQNVYKTFRRWSAAGKFEQMHDRLRGQWREREGREIAPTAAVLDAQSTRGSPQGGPSGFDAGKQVKGRKRSLVVDTLGFVLAVSVVAANLQDRDAASGAVADAAAKYPQINTLFVDSAYAGQFAQTTEQTHAIRVEVVRHPANKSVGSWHVDGAPDRVVIANADGFVPLPKRWVVERTHAWNERARRLIMHHDRLPAVSETWVWLAEARILLRRLTTTV; this comes from the coding sequence ATGTCGAAAGCTGGTCGTCCCCCCAAGATTCACGAGGCGGAGCAAGCGGTATTGCGTCAAATTGTCACGGATCGCCCGACCTCCACGCTGTCAGAGATTGCCCGGGAACTCGCGGCACGGACGGGAATCGAGGCTCATGAAGCAACGATTCGCAAGTCCTTGCGGGAGGCGGGCGTCACGCGCCTCCGGGGCGAGAGTGGTCTCGAGGCGCAAGCGCGCGCAACGCCGCGTCGGTATGGGTATACGGATGCGCATCGTCGCCACGACCCCGACCAAAGCTACCCAAGTTGTCTGACCGATGCGGAGTGGGACTTGGTCGCCGCTCTCTTTGAGATGCCGGGCGGGCGGGGTCAACCGCCCCGCGTGTCGCGCCGGAGCATCCTGGAGGCGTGTTGCTACGTGGTGCGCACGGGGTGCGCGTGGCGGATGCTGCCGCACGATTTCGCGCCTTGGCAGAATGTCTACAAGACGTTTCGCCGTTGGAGTGCGGCTGGGAAGTTTGAGCAGATGCATGATCGACTGCGGGGGCAATGGCGCGAACGCGAGGGGCGTGAGATCGCGCCGACGGCGGCGGTGCTGGATGCGCAATCGACCCGCGGCTCGCCGCAGGGTGGACCGAGCGGCTTTGATGCGGGCAAGCAGGTCAAGGGGCGCAAGCGCAGCCTGGTGGTCGATACCTTGGGGTTCGTGTTGGCGGTGAGCGTGGTCGCGGCCAATCTTCAGGACCGCGATGCCGCCTCGGGCGCCGTCGCTGACGCGGCCGCCAAGTACCCCCAGATCAACACGCTGTTTGTCGATAGCGCCTACGCCGGTCAATTTGCCCAAACCACCGAGCAGACCCACGCGATCCGCGTGGAAGTCGTGCGCCATCCAGCCAACAAAAGCGTTGGCTCCTGGCACGTGGACGGGGCGCCTGACCGAGTGGTGATCGCCAACGCCGACGGCTTCGTTCCGCTGCCGAAGCGCTGGGTTGTCGAGCGCACCCATGCGTGGAATGAGCGTGCCCGTCGATTGATCATGCATCATGACCGTCTGCCAGCGGTCTCCGAAACCTGGGTTTGGCTGGCGGAGGCGCGCATCCTGCTGCGGCGGTTGACCACAACGGTTTGA
- a CDS encoding DUF3824 domain-containing protein, with the protein MVIWKTARLATALLWLCIGGVEAQPYYGQPQAQYGQTPPQATQWGFRPIPPTNAQGVPPSDQFAPNPGQRPYPMPGYQPSWPPGYPQGYMPPAQTAPPRLEWSLDENQPYLQQPVILRLDLISRGNLSTANLELPGSNDVLIKQVGEPTTSSRTTGGQREIVNAFVLSVIPLRSGNLDLPPLKITGTQAGGGMAQRFESVTARPIGLRVRPPLSSVQPWLPLRSLTLKSSIDREGTLEPGQPVTLMLEIAAVGATEAQLPSLESQLTGPGFRLYREQTLTESGLSPEGRDLFARRTEYYTLVPQTGGRLNLPEMSIAWWNVDRDVREVARLPIKTLNVRGGGPLGLSASALSGPGLGVFWLPLAGLLLLLGGYWGGVYYRERVRQPGLALKIALSRRLRTALSSAWRQLRRALTRLSPQPILARARASWSRRLPPSRHFRACLHRANRATTPGEWRERFEREARARLCVQGDLTPSALAQGILALRPGADRETLARLIAELDAALYGRRTLDFPRWKRELMRQAGRGVGFRNRTNNRGKVRWAALPALNPG; encoded by the coding sequence ATGGTGATCTGGAAAACCGCCCGCTTGGCGACCGCCCTACTCTGGCTCTGCATCGGTGGCGTCGAGGCTCAGCCCTATTATGGTCAGCCCCAAGCTCAATACGGCCAGACTCCGCCGCAGGCGACCCAATGGGGATTCCGGCCCATTCCCCCCACGAATGCCCAAGGCGTTCCGCCGAGTGACCAGTTCGCGCCCAATCCAGGCCAGAGGCCCTACCCGATGCCCGGCTACCAACCCTCTTGGCCGCCAGGCTATCCGCAGGGTTACATGCCGCCCGCGCAAACCGCGCCGCCGCGACTCGAATGGTCACTCGACGAGAACCAGCCCTATCTGCAACAGCCCGTCATTCTGCGGCTGGATCTGATCAGCCGCGGCAACCTCAGCACGGCAAACCTGGAGTTGCCCGGCAGCAACGATGTTCTGATCAAGCAAGTGGGCGAACCCACCACCAGTTCCCGCACCACCGGCGGTCAGAGAGAGATCGTCAACGCCTTCGTGCTTAGCGTCATCCCATTGCGCTCGGGAAACCTGGATTTGCCGCCGCTCAAAATCACCGGTACCCAAGCCGGCGGCGGCATGGCGCAGCGCTTCGAGTCCGTCACCGCGCGGCCGATCGGTCTGCGCGTGCGTCCTCCACTGAGTTCGGTGCAACCCTGGCTGCCGTTGAGATCTTTGACCCTGAAATCCAGCATCGACCGCGAAGGGACGCTGGAGCCGGGCCAGCCCGTCACCCTGATGCTGGAAATCGCCGCGGTCGGCGCGACCGAGGCCCAGTTGCCAAGCCTCGAAAGTCAATTGACCGGACCGGGTTTTCGCCTCTATCGCGAGCAGACGCTGACGGAGAGCGGCCTGTCGCCGGAAGGGCGCGACTTGTTCGCCCGGCGCACCGAGTATTACACCCTGGTGCCCCAAACCGGCGGCCGGCTCAACCTGCCCGAGATGAGCATCGCCTGGTGGAATGTCGATCGGGATGTGCGCGAAGTCGCCCGCCTGCCCATCAAGACACTGAACGTGCGCGGCGGCGGACCGCTGGGGCTCTCGGCATCCGCGCTGTCCGGGCCGGGACTGGGCGTCTTCTGGCTACCGCTCGCCGGTCTGCTGCTCCTGCTCGGCGGGTATTGGGGCGGGGTCTATTATCGCGAACGTGTCCGGCAACCCGGACTCGCGTTGAAGATCGCCCTGAGCCGCCGACTGCGCACCGCCCTGTCGAGCGCCTGGAGACAATTGCGACGCGCGCTGACCCGACTGAGTCCCCAACCCATCCTGGCCAGGGCGCGTGCGAGCTGGTCGCGCAGGCTTCCGCCGAGCCGTCATTTCCGTGCCTGTCTGCATCGCGCGAATCGGGCCACGACCCCTGGCGAATGGCGCGAACGCTTCGAGCGGGAGGCGCGGGCGCGACTCTGTGTCCAGGGCGATCTCACGCCATCCGCGTTGGCTCAAGGCATCCTCGCGCTACGCCCCGGCGCGGATCGCGAGACCCTCGCGCGTCTGATCGCGGAGTTGGACGCCGCGCTCTATGGCCGACGGACGCTCGACTTCCCCCGCTGGAAGCGCGAGCTCATGCGTCAGGCTGGACGGGGGGTTGGATTCCGCAACCGAACGAACAACCGCGGCAAGGTCCGCTGGGCGGCCCTGCCAGCGTTGAATCCTGGCTGA
- a CDS encoding tetratricopeptide repeat protein yields MGTLRFAHPTLAIFCGLILLPAAPVSADWFKNKEQAAYETYRAGDYETAAKSFDDPYRQGVALYRAGQYQEATQAFGEAASGSQAESARYNQGNARFQLGDYTGAAQAYEEVLSADPTHEDAAQNLALTRARLARLEQEQFRDQSEQKKDTEKEKEKSKDKQEPSSKQKPSDQQQKSSEQQSEQQKSSEQKDSDQQQQSSEQQQSGQQQESEQQESGEGDSEESSSEGSESKDQAGGKDSSQTGKGEDSSEQDEQTGKSQSDQTSEGSGTEQDSAQGAKQGKDENAGQGSQDRKESGSGGRAGEQTDSGKGDDEPSSEDQQGTRTSRDRKPSEESGSSQETRDQGEKGEKSRPETEGGKSRETSSEQPDQSTSGDQGEDSGERESKEQDADTLAGGGEQPRDQPTGGDQDNADKGAGDRQDRDRSDAGTGGDRQESDAGDADRDRQTDTPPERSGRANGRGRAEVPPPDAALKNRQAEAVEDFDQLGRQPGADRESETKEGQIPALDGPTAMGGAGMAVMEQRLQQVEGDPTLLIRNQFRLEEMRQMQGLTGPWRENRPW; encoded by the coding sequence ATGGGCACGCTGCGCTTTGCCCATCCTACGCTGGCCATTTTTTGCGGCTTGATCCTGCTTCCTGCCGCTCCGGTGAGCGCCGATTGGTTCAAAAACAAGGAGCAGGCGGCCTATGAGACCTATCGCGCCGGCGACTATGAAACCGCCGCCAAGTCCTTCGATGATCCGTACCGTCAGGGCGTCGCGCTCTATCGGGCCGGGCAGTATCAGGAAGCCACGCAAGCCTTCGGCGAGGCCGCGAGCGGCAGTCAGGCCGAGTCCGCCCGCTACAATCAGGGGAACGCCCGCTTTCAGCTTGGCGATTACACCGGCGCGGCTCAAGCCTATGAAGAAGTCCTGAGCGCCGATCCCACGCATGAGGATGCGGCCCAGAATCTGGCGCTCACTCGCGCCCGGCTGGCACGACTGGAGCAGGAACAATTCCGCGATCAGTCTGAACAGAAAAAGGACACGGAAAAGGAAAAGGAAAAAAGCAAAGACAAGCAGGAGCCATCCAGCAAACAGAAGCCGTCGGACCAGCAACAAAAGTCCAGCGAGCAACAGTCGGAACAGCAGAAATCCAGCGAGCAGAAAGACTCGGATCAACAGCAACAGTCCAGCGAACAGCAGCAATCCGGCCAGCAACAGGAGAGCGAACAACAGGAGTCCGGCGAAGGCGACTCAGAGGAATCATCCTCCGAAGGGTCCGAATCCAAGGATCAGGCCGGTGGCAAGGATTCGTCACAGACCGGCAAGGGCGAGGATTCGAGCGAGCAGGACGAACAGACTGGTAAGAGCCAGTCGGATCAGACCTCTGAAGGCTCGGGCACCGAGCAGGACAGCGCCCAGGGTGCCAAGCAAGGCAAGGACGAGAACGCTGGTCAGGGTTCGCAAGATCGCAAGGAATCCGGTTCGGGCGGCAGAGCCGGCGAACAAACCGATTCGGGTAAAGGCGATGACGAGCCGTCGTCCGAGGATCAACAGGGGACGCGAACATCGCGCGACCGGAAACCATCCGAGGAGAGCGGATCGTCGCAGGAAACGCGCGATCAGGGTGAAAAGGGCGAGAAATCGCGCCCGGAGACCGAAGGCGGCAAATCCCGCGAGACGTCTTCCGAGCAGCCCGATCAGTCGACATCCGGCGATCAGGGCGAAGACTCCGGCGAGCGGGAGTCGAAAGAACAAGACGCGGATACCTTGGCCGGCGGCGGGGAGCAACCGCGCGACCAACCGACCGGCGGCGATCAGGACAATGCCGACAAGGGTGCTGGTGATCGTCAGGATCGCGACCGCTCGGACGCGGGCACCGGCGGAGACCGACAGGAGAGCGACGCCGGCGATGCCGACCGAGATCGGCAGACCGACACCCCGCCCGAGCGCAGCGGTCGCGCGAACGGGCGCGGCCGGGCGGAGGTTCCGCCTCCCGACGCGGCGCTAAAGAACCGTCAGGCCGAGGCGGTCGAAGACTTCGACCAACTCGGTCGTCAACCCGGCGCGGACCGTGAGTCCGAGACCAAGGAAGGTCAGATACCCGCGCTGGACGGTCCGACCGCGATGGGCGGGGCGGGCATGGCCGTGATGGAACAGCGGCTGCAACAGGTCGAGGGCGATCCGACCCTGCTCATCCGCAATCAATTTCGGCTCGAAGAGATGCGCCAGATGCAGGGTTTGACCGGCCCCTGGCGGGAGAATCGACCATGGTGA
- a CDS encoding VWA domain-containing protein: protein MTNPIVDQVFHFEQPFWFLGLLVILPVAFWLMRSAARAARGPIHRYADPHLLPHLSGTRDLRTTERWGRFLRWSLLWTLLLTAMAGPRWDSTDVRLFHPGNNLLVLLDISRSMLAQDVSPSRLGRARQELQDLIARDQQVRLGLIVFASTPHVLSPITEDIGSLLNTLPALSADLASPNLQGSSLTRALDRAESLLAGLPEDSARAILLISDGDFDEPGLTERVARLAEKGVRLHALGMGTTDGASVPAPQGGFILDPADPDRQPVRSRLNEAQLEALAQFGGGLYRRADYRDADTDAILKAAAVSRLPPEASDTRTRIWNERYWLPVLLVAGLLLPRFRRLPRRQGARRQTRGDLSS from the coding sequence GTGACTAATCCCATCGTCGATCAAGTCTTCCACTTCGAGCAGCCATTTTGGTTTCTGGGTCTGCTCGTCATCCTCCCGGTGGCGTTCTGGCTGATGCGCAGCGCCGCCCGCGCCGCGCGCGGTCCCATCCACCGGTACGCGGATCCGCATCTGCTCCCGCACCTCAGCGGGACGCGCGATCTTAGGACCACCGAGCGCTGGGGGCGTTTTCTGCGCTGGTCTCTGCTCTGGACGCTGCTGCTCACGGCGATGGCCGGCCCGCGCTGGGATTCGACCGATGTGCGACTCTTCCATCCTGGCAACAATCTGCTGGTTCTGCTGGATATTTCGCGCTCCATGCTGGCCCAGGACGTAAGCCCGAGCCGACTCGGACGCGCCCGCCAGGAGTTGCAGGATCTGATCGCCAGGGATCAACAGGTGCGACTGGGTCTGATCGTCTTCGCCTCGACGCCGCATGTGCTCTCGCCCATCACCGAGGACATCGGCAGCCTGCTCAATACCCTGCCCGCGCTGTCGGCGGATCTCGCCAGCCCTAATCTGCAAGGCAGCAGCCTGACGCGCGCGCTGGACCGTGCCGAAAGCCTGCTCGCCGGTCTGCCCGAGGACAGCGCGCGGGCCATTCTGCTGATCTCGGATGGCGATTTCGATGAGCCCGGCCTGACGGAGCGGGTCGCGCGACTGGCCGAGAAGGGCGTCCGACTGCATGCGCTTGGGATGGGGACAACGGACGGCGCGAGCGTCCCGGCGCCGCAGGGCGGGTTCATCCTCGATCCCGCCGATCCGGACCGTCAGCCGGTGCGCTCGCGTCTGAACGAAGCGCAGCTTGAAGCCCTGGCCCAGTTCGGCGGCGGACTCTATCGTCGCGCCGATTATCGCGACGCGGACACCGACGCCATTCTGAAGGCCGCCGCCGTCAGCCGTCTGCCCCCGGAGGCCAGCGACACGCGCACCCGGATCTGGAACGAGCGGTATTGGCTGCCGGTGCTTCTGGTGGCCGGGCTGCTGCTGCCTCGGTTCCGTCGGCTGCCGCGTCGGCAAGGCGCGCGCCGCCAGACTCGCGGAGATTTATCTTCATGA